A window from Zingiber officinale cultivar Zhangliang chromosome 7A, Zo_v1.1, whole genome shotgun sequence encodes these proteins:
- the LOC122001772 gene encoding ubiquinol oxidase 1c, mitochondrial-like, which yields MSTRVVGSALLRRIRPHLLSAASGAGREPPAYTLLLSVRAASTIASPAKKEDEAKPSAAATPNEGKLVSNYWGIERSQIAKADGTPWRWSCFQPWDAYKADTSIDVKKHHVPTTLLDKIAYRTVKTLRVASDAFFQRRHVYHALLLETVAAVPGMVGGMLLHLRSLRRFEHSGGWIRALLEEAENERMHLMTFMEVARPRWYERALVLAVQGVLFNAYFVGYLVSPKFAHRVVGYLEEEAVYSYTEYLKDLEAGAVENVPAPAIAIDYWCLPPDATLKDVVAVIRADEAHHRDVNHFASDIHCQGMELKDTPAPLGYH from the exons ATGAGTACTCGAGTGGTCGGATCCGCGCTGCTCCGACGCATCCGCCCTCACCTTCTCTCGGCCGCCTCCGGCGCCGGCCGGGAGCCGCCCGCGTACACACTTCTCCTCTCCGTCCGCGCCGCCAGCACCATTGCATCGCCAGCGAAGAAGGAAGACGAGGCGAAGCCTTCCGCCGCTGCCACGCCGAATGAGGGCAAGCTGGTGTCCAACTATTGGGGGATCGAGCGATCCCAGATCGCGAAAGCAGATGGCACTCCCTGGAGATGGTCCTGCTTCCAG CCATGGGATGCGTACAAGGCGGATACCTCGATCGATGTGAAGAAGCACCACGTCCCCACCACGCTCCTCGACAAGATCGCGTACAGGACCGTGAAAACCCTGCGTGTCGCCAGCGACGCCTTCTTCCAG AGGCGGCATGTATACCATGCGCTGTTGCTGGAGACGGTAGCGGCGGTGCCGGGGATGGTGGGAGGCATGCTACTCCACCTACGCTCGCTCCGCCGCTTCGAGCACAGCGGTGGGTGGATCCGGGCGCTGCTGGAGGAGGCGGAGAACGAGCGGATGCACCTGATGACGTTCATGGAGGTGGCGCGGCCGCGGTGGTACGAGCGGGCGCTGGTCCTGGCGGTGCAGGGCGTCCTTTTCAACGCCTACTTTGTGGGCTACCTGGTGTCGCCCAAATTCGCCCACCGCGTCGTCGGATACCTGGAGGAGGAGGCCGTCTACTCCTACACCGAATACCTCAAGGACCTCGAGGCCGGCGCCGTCGAGAACGTCCCCGCCCCCGCCATCGCCATCGACTACTGGTGCCTCCCGCCCGACGCCACCCTCAAGGACGTCGTCGCCGTCATCCGAGCAGACGAGGCGCACCACCGCGACGTCAATCACTTCGCCTCG GACATACATTGCCAGGGAATGGAGCTGAAGGATACACCGGCGCCGCTGGGTTATCATTGA
- the LOC122001771 gene encoding P-loop guanosine triphosphatase YjiA-like: MAARFLLSRASLNLRSSPSHFGSSCPSAAANAFCDLFRPFGGRTVPPAFSRSMVSVSSPRLDLAEDISPSLDVDGRVPATVITGFLGSGKTTLLNHILTSQHGKRIAVIENEFGEVDIDSSLVANHSSVSEDIVMVNNGCLCCTVRGDLVKMLLKLAKEKRDQFDHIVIETTGLAKPSPVIETFYTDDLVAQHVKLDGVVTLVDSKHAMKHLNEVKSRWAVNEAVEQVAYADRIILNKTDLVNETELDALAKKIKHINGMAQIKQAQFGSVDIDFVLGIGGYDLDRIESDVQIDVSHNTSHQCGHDHDHHRDHHHGHVHDSAVTSVSIVSEGTLDLDEVNDWLERLVDEKGEDLYRLKGVLSVNDSTGRYVVQGVHSMLDGCPAKPWGEGEKPINKLVFIGRNLDETALRNAFRGCLL, encoded by the exons ATGGCCGCGAGGTTTCTCCTTTCCAGAGCATCCCTAAACCTACGTTCCTCCCCCTCTCACTTTGGTTCGAGTTGCCCGTCGGCCGCCGCCAACGCCTTCTGCGACTTGTTCCGACCCTTCGGTGGTCGGACCGTCCCTCCGGCCTTTTCAAGGTCCATGGTCTCCGTCTCATCTCCACGGCTCGACCTCGCCGAGGACATCTCCCCTTCTCTGGACGTCGACGGAAGGGTTCCCGCCACTGTTATCACTGGATTCCTTGGTTCCGGAAAG ACAACATTACTGAACCACATCTTGACCTCACAACATGGGAAGAGAATTGCTGTCATTGAGAATGAG TTTGGGGAAGTGGATATTGATAGTTCATTGGTTGCTAATCATTCTTCTGTTTCCGAGGACATTGTTATGGTTAACAATGGTTGCCTCTGTTGCACTGTGAGAGGAGACTTGGTTAAAATGCTTTTGAAGCTTGCTAAAGAAAAGCGTGACCAGTTTGACCACATAGTTATAGAGACAACAG GACTTGCAAAACCTTCTCCTGTTATAGAAACTTTCTATACAGATGATTTGGTTGCACAGCATGTGAAACTTGATGGTGTTGTTACTTTGGTGGATTCTAAGCATGCTATGAAACATTTGAATGAAGTTAAATCGAGATGGGCTGTGAATGAAGCGGTAGAACAAGTTGCATATGCAGATCGTATTATATTAAACAAG ACAGATTTGGTGAATGAGACTGAATTGGATGCACTAGCTAAGAAAATCAAG CACATAAATGGGATGGCACAAATTAAACAAGCGCAATTTGGATCTGTGGATATAGATTTCGTTTTGGGAATAGGTGGATATGATTTGGACCG AATTGAATCTGATGTTCAGATTGATGTCAGCCATAACACTAGTCATCAATGCGGCCATGATCATG ATCACCATAGGGATCATCATCATGGTCATGTGCACGATTCAGCTGTAACTAGCGTCAGTATAGTTTCTGAGGGGACTTTGGATCTCGATGAG GTTAACGACTGGCTTGAGAGACTAGTCGATGAAAAAGGTGAAGACTTGTACAGGCTGAAAGGTGTCCTATCAGTAAATGACTCGACCGGCCGCTATGTAGTTCAG GGGGTGCACTCCATGTTGGACGGCTGTCCTGCAAAGCCATGGGGGGAAGGTGAGAAGCCGATCAACAAACTTGTGTTCATCGGTAGGAACTTGGACGAGACGGCTTTGCGAAATGCCTTCAGAGGGTGCTTACTATAG